A region of Fibrobacter succinogenes subsp. succinogenes S85 DNA encodes the following proteins:
- a CDS encoding ankyrin repeat domain-containing protein, translating to MKKKILALCAAGLIFSLTGCEETMDPNDPQSVRRYLTKKQIGFTPNQFVSYAVNSDTAKMTLFLQASFEIDQPADNGNNAVAIAANKGNMMVLNYLFDHGAKANVNNGNGEPVIDNAVMMGNKEVVVRILDQLKKEGVEPQNLATAVLIAAKTGKADMLEVLANAGAPLENRSPDGYMPIHWAVKSGNYDAMMFLINKGVDVNAKCGQGYSVLDWATNEGYTRLIKALKKKGAKNTPKYMLDSRGR from the coding sequence ATGAAGAAGAAAATCTTGGCTCTCTGTGCTGCTGGTCTTATTTTTTCCTTGACTGGTTGTGAAGAAACCATGGACCCGAACGACCCGCAGTCTGTTCGTAGATATTTGACGAAGAAGCAGATTGGCTTTACGCCGAACCAGTTCGTCTCTTATGCCGTCAATAGCGATACCGCCAAGATGACTTTGTTCCTCCAGGCTTCTTTCGAAATTGATCAGCCGGCAGATAACGGCAATAACGCTGTCGCCATCGCTGCCAATAAGGGCAACATGATGGTGCTCAACTACTTGTTTGATCACGGTGCAAAAGCTAATGTCAACAACGGCAATGGTGAACCGGTTATCGATAACGCTGTCATGATGGGCAACAAGGAAGTTGTCGTCCGCATCTTGGATCAGCTCAAGAAGGAAGGCGTTGAACCGCAGAACCTCGCTACCGCAGTTCTTATCGCTGCTAAGACAGGCAAGGCTGACATGCTCGAAGTGCTCGCTAACGCTGGTGCTCCGCTTGAAAACCGCAGCCCGGATGGCTATATGCCGATTCATTGGGCTGTCAAGTCCGGTAACTACGACGCTATGATGTTCCTCATCAATAAGGGTGTCGATGTGAACGCCAAGTGCGGTCAGGGGTACTCCGTGCTCGACTGGGCTACGAACGAAGGCTATACTCGTCTCATCAAGGCTTTGAAGAAGAAGGGGGCCAAGAATACTCCAAAGTATATGCTCGATTCTCGTGGCAGATAA
- the guaA gene encoding glutamine-hydrolyzing GMP synthase: MKNVDTIAVLDFGGQYAHLIANRVRRLGVFTEIHSPAAPVSELEGVKGIIYSGGPSSVYAADAPEYNPEILNLPVPKLGICYGHQLIAQQLGGHVEPGKVKEYGIADLIVGDEKCPLLKGLPKASPMWMSHGDQVTKLPEGYKIVASTKDCEIAAVAFDSDKPERQIFGIQFHPEVTHSKFGMKLLENFVDFTGAKKTWNMKSYLPLITQRIKDQVKDRKVFLLVSGGVDSTVAFVLLNRVLGPEKVLGLHVDNGMMRLGESQKIMDFLTKEGMNNLKIRDASKHFLAKLKGVTAPETKRGIIGKEFLTVKDEEMAKLNLDPNEWMMAQGTIYPDTIESGGTKNADKIKTHHNRVQEVLDLMEKGLVLEPLADLYKDEVRALGEELGIPHNLVWRHPFPGPGLGVRLLCSEGKLTSDMVKFEDVKDTAGQSLADYLKANNIAGRMLPIKSVGVQGDGRTYAQPFLITTPGLSWKECEKFSTELANRFKAINRVIYQIGSVADEDPKLVEQYATRENFDTLRKFDNICTEFLQANDLYEKIWQMPVVLVPLRTANKPCIVMRPVNSTEAMTANFAEIDQGMLAGLWRKFEAEGAGSLWYDVTHKPPGTIEWE, translated from the coding sequence ATGAAAAACGTTGATACTATTGCCGTTTTGGACTTTGGTGGGCAGTATGCTCACTTGATTGCCAACCGTGTACGCCGTCTTGGCGTGTTTACCGAAATCCACTCCCCTGCCGCCCCGGTTTCTGAACTCGAAGGCGTGAAGGGCATCATTTACAGTGGCGGTCCGTCTAGCGTTTATGCGGCTGACGCTCCGGAATACAATCCTGAAATTTTGAACCTCCCGGTGCCGAAGCTCGGCATCTGCTACGGCCACCAGCTCATCGCCCAGCAGTTGGGCGGTCACGTGGAACCGGGCAAGGTCAAGGAATACGGCATTGCAGACCTCATCGTGGGCGATGAAAAATGCCCGCTTTTGAAGGGTCTCCCGAAAGCATCCCCGATGTGGATGAGCCATGGCGACCAGGTCACCAAGCTTCCCGAAGGCTACAAGATTGTGGCAAGCACCAAGGACTGCGAAATCGCCGCCGTTGCATTTGATAGCGATAAGCCTGAACGCCAGATTTTCGGCATCCAGTTCCATCCCGAAGTCACGCACAGCAAGTTCGGCATGAAGCTTCTCGAAAACTTCGTCGACTTTACGGGCGCCAAGAAGACTTGGAACATGAAGAGCTACTTGCCGCTCATCACGCAGCGCATTAAGGACCAAGTCAAGGACCGCAAGGTGTTCTTACTCGTCTCCGGTGGCGTGGACTCCACCGTGGCATTTGTGCTCTTGAACCGCGTGCTCGGACCGGAAAAAGTTCTCGGCTTGCATGTGGATAACGGCATGATGCGCCTCGGCGAATCCCAGAAGATTATGGACTTCCTCACGAAGGAAGGTATGAACAACCTCAAGATCCGTGACGCTAGCAAACACTTCCTTGCCAAGCTCAAGGGCGTGACTGCTCCGGAAACCAAGCGCGGCATCATCGGTAAGGAATTCTTGACGGTCAAGGACGAGGAAATGGCTAAGCTCAACCTCGATCCGAACGAATGGATGATGGCACAAGGTACCATCTACCCCGACACCATCGAAAGCGGCGGCACCAAGAATGCCGACAAGATCAAGACGCACCACAACCGCGTGCAAGAAGTTTTGGACCTCATGGAAAAGGGTCTCGTCTTGGAACCGCTCGCCGACTTGTACAAGGACGAAGTCCGCGCACTCGGCGAAGAACTCGGCATTCCGCACAACCTCGTGTGGCGCCACCCGTTCCCGGGTCCAGGTCTCGGCGTTCGTTTGCTCTGCAGCGAAGGCAAGCTCACAAGCGACATGGTAAAGTTCGAAGACGTGAAGGACACCGCAGGTCAGTCCCTCGCCGATTACCTCAAGGCAAACAACATTGCTGGTCGCATGCTCCCGATTAAGAGCGTTGGCGTCCAGGGTGACGGCCGTACTTACGCACAGCCGTTCCTCATCACCACTCCGGGCCTCAGCTGGAAGGAATGCGAAAAGTTCTCTACAGAACTTGCCAACCGCTTCAAGGCCATCAACCGCGTGATTTACCAGATTGGTAGCGTGGCAGACGAAGATCCGAAGCTTGTTGAACAGTACGCCACCCGCGAAAACTTCGATACGCTCCGCAAGTTCGACAACATCTGCACCGAATTCTTGCAGGCAAACGACTTGTACGAAAAGATTTGGCAGATGCCGGTCGTGCTCGTTCCGCTCCGCACGGCTAACAAGCCCTGCATCGTGATGCGCCCAGTGAACTCCACCGAAGCCATGACGGCAAACTTCGCCGAAATCGACCAGGGAATGCTCGCCGGTCTCTGGCGCAAGTTCGAAGCCGAAGGCGCTGGCAGCCTGTGGTACGACGTGACGCACAAGCCCCCCGGAACCATTGAGTGGGAGTAA
- a CDS encoding ABC transporter permease subunit: MRSYILRRLLLMIPTLIGISLVCFILIQLLPGGPVEELISRAQQAASMKGGVDASKALSPDQIAQIQAYFGFDQPAWKRYLTWLWNVLHLNLGESYTYGLPVWDVIVSRFPISLFFGVTSFFLSYLICIPLGLWKAVHHGSKLDSFTSGLIFSGYVMPGYALGILLIIFLAGGSYLDIFPLGGLTSDDFEDFTFFGKVFDLAQHLALPIFCYMISEFAFLTFLMKNSALEELGRDYMRTALAKGLSFKQALVRHALRNALIPIATRLSEICTLMFAGALLIEKVFDIDGMGLLYYNSMVNRDYNVVMGIIFLSSLMAMVGRLFSDILYTLVDPRIKFS, from the coding sequence ATGCGTTCGTACATCCTTCGTCGTTTGTTGCTAATGATCCCGACATTAATCGGGATTTCGTTGGTGTGCTTTATCTTGATTCAGCTCTTGCCGGGTGGCCCTGTGGAAGAGCTGATTTCTCGTGCGCAGCAGGCGGCTTCGATGAAGGGTGGCGTAGATGCTTCCAAGGCGCTCTCGCCGGACCAAATTGCGCAAATCCAGGCGTACTTTGGCTTTGACCAGCCCGCGTGGAAACGTTACCTTACGTGGCTTTGGAACGTTTTGCATTTGAATCTTGGGGAAAGTTACACGTACGGGCTCCCGGTCTGGGACGTGATTGTAAGCCGATTCCCGATTTCATTGTTCTTTGGTGTGACATCGTTCTTCTTGAGTTATCTTATCTGCATTCCGCTTGGGCTCTGGAAGGCGGTGCATCACGGAAGCAAGCTTGATTCTTTTACGAGTGGTCTTATTTTCTCGGGTTACGTGATGCCGGGTTATGCGCTTGGCATTTTGCTTATCATCTTTTTGGCGGGTGGTTCGTACTTGGACATTTTTCCGCTCGGTGGGCTCACGAGCGATGACTTTGAGGATTTCACGTTCTTCGGGAAAGTGTTTGACTTGGCGCAGCATTTGGCGCTCCCGATTTTCTGCTACATGATTAGCGAATTTGCGTTCCTCACGTTCCTCATGAAGAATTCTGCGCTTGAGGAACTGGGCCGCGATTACATGCGAACAGCTTTGGCAAAGGGCTTGAGTTTCAAACAGGCTCTTGTACGCCATGCTCTCCGCAATGCGCTGATCCCGATTGCGACTCGCCTTTCCGAAATTTGTACGCTTATGTTTGCGGGCGCGCTCCTCATCGAGAAGGTCTTTGATATCGATGGCATGGGGCTCTTGTATTACAATTCGATGGTCAATCGCGATTACAACGTGGTGATGGGAATTATCTTCCTCAGTAGCCTTATGGCGATGGTGGGCCGTCTCTTTAGCGATATACTTTATACGCTTGTCGATCCGAGAATTAAGTTCTCGTAA
- a CDS encoding endo-1,4-beta-xylanase, whose protein sequence is MNFKKNKAFAIAATVAMALSVPSFAQLNNGDMEYGDGGWYLWNNPDGPAVAESQIAVQGLGVDGSQGAKVVVKELPNPWWGLQLQPPKFLADSGFYKLSFKAKGNMPINSVVQGGPPDYRQKESASFDLTDKWQTYEMIFLADQKGYGLNNITFQIGLKKGWIQLDDVEVEKMDEMSDPSWYNNADARIDSLRKVDFTVKANPGEKVHVKLLRHSFPFGTALALYDTKDSTENWYRNAAKKYFWHGVSENQFKWPEYEPKKGKIKRDEMKEYTDFTAQNHWKLRGHALMWSHQGYGFDKHYSNKGRCEEMAEKLKARIYRDLKEYKGKITEYDVWNEPIHESWTFNKCGWGILDSAFIWAHKADPSAFLYINDYNVVAAGETDRYYGLIKGMLERKVPVMGIGVQCHFGLRPVVPSLIKERLDKLASLGLPIKVTEFDVGDWQAGMNDTEEVQAEKFETFLRTAFSHPAVNGIVFWGFWDNRHWVKNGGMIASDGREKPAAKRVYDLWHKVWTTDLYATADENGEAKFRGFKGYYQVNAGDKKFQITVK, encoded by the coding sequence ATGAATTTTAAAAAGAATAAAGCTTTTGCGATTGCGGCGACCGTCGCCATGGCGCTTTCTGTGCCGTCTTTTGCACAGTTGAACAATGGTGATATGGAGTATGGTGACGGCGGCTGGTATCTGTGGAACAATCCTGATGGTCCAGCTGTAGCCGAATCGCAAATTGCCGTGCAGGGGCTCGGTGTCGATGGTTCCCAGGGCGCTAAGGTCGTCGTGAAGGAACTTCCAAATCCGTGGTGGGGCTTGCAGCTCCAACCGCCTAAATTCTTGGCAGACTCCGGTTTTTACAAGCTCTCGTTCAAGGCTAAGGGCAATATGCCTATCAATTCTGTGGTGCAGGGCGGCCCTCCGGACTACCGCCAAAAAGAAAGCGCTTCGTTTGACTTGACAGACAAGTGGCAGACTTATGAAATGATTTTCCTTGCCGACCAGAAGGGTTACGGTCTCAACAACATTACGTTCCAGATTGGGCTTAAGAAGGGCTGGATCCAGCTCGACGATGTCGAAGTCGAAAAGATGGACGAAATGTCTGACCCGTCCTGGTATAACAATGCCGATGCCCGTATCGATAGCCTCCGCAAGGTGGATTTCACGGTCAAGGCAAATCCGGGCGAAAAAGTCCACGTGAAGCTGTTGCGCCATTCGTTCCCGTTCGGTACGGCGCTCGCTCTCTACGACACCAAGGATAGCACCGAAAATTGGTACCGCAACGCTGCCAAAAAGTACTTCTGGCATGGCGTTTCTGAAAACCAGTTCAAGTGGCCGGAATACGAACCGAAGAAGGGCAAAATCAAGCGTGATGAAATGAAGGAATACACGGACTTCACAGCTCAAAATCACTGGAAACTCCGCGGTCACGCGCTCATGTGGAGCCACCAGGGCTATGGTTTTGACAAGCACTACAGCAACAAGGGTCGCTGCGAAGAAATGGCTGAAAAGCTCAAGGCACGTATCTATCGCGACCTCAAGGAATACAAGGGCAAGATTACGGAATACGACGTGTGGAACGAACCGATTCACGAATCCTGGACGTTCAACAAGTGCGGCTGGGGCATTCTCGACAGTGCCTTCATTTGGGCTCACAAGGCTGATCCGAGCGCATTCCTTTACATCAACGATTACAACGTCGTTGCTGCAGGTGAAACGGATCGCTATTATGGCTTGATTAAGGGTATGCTCGAACGCAAGGTGCCTGTGATGGGCATTGGCGTGCAGTGCCACTTTGGGCTCCGTCCGGTTGTGCCGAGCCTCATCAAGGAACGCTTGGACAAGCTCGCTTCCCTTGGCCTCCCGATCAAGGTTACAGAATTCGACGTGGGCGACTGGCAGGCTGGTATGAACGACACCGAAGAAGTCCAGGCTGAAAAGTTCGAAACTTTCCTTCGTACCGCATTTAGCCACCCGGCTGTGAACGGCATTGTGTTCTGGGGCTTCTGGGACAACCGTCACTGGGTCAAGAATGGCGGCATGATCGCTTCTGATGGTCGCGAAAAGCCTGCTGCAAAGCGCGTTTACGACTTGTGGCACAAGGTCTGGACAACGGACCTCTACGCTACCGCTGATGAAAATGGCGAAGCCAAGTTCCGCGGTTTCAAGGGTTACTACCAGGTCAACGCTGGCGACAAGAAATTCCAGATTACCGTGAAGTAA
- the dapB gene encoding dihydrodipicolinate reductase, with the protein MSVQVMVNGIPGNMGRIVAETCVARGLELVPYSLTGEIIVENEAEVAGKTIQLLKPSNREARIGEVLAKYPNMICIDYTHPTAVNDNAAFYVKHKIPFVMGTTGGDREALAKLVADANHPSVIAPNMAKQIVAFQMMIEFLAKEFPTAFEGYKLSVVESHQKTKADTSGTARAVVGTFQKMGFDYTPDDIEKVRNEKEQMERMHVPEEYLGGHAFHTYSLDSADGTVHFEFQHNVCGRKIYAEGTVDAVNFLADQIAAGTAKPFNMMDVLRSGKMR; encoded by the coding sequence ATGTCCGTTCAAGTGATGGTTAATGGTATTCCGGGTAACATGGGCCGCATCGTGGCCGAAACTTGCGTTGCCCGCGGTTTGGAACTCGTCCCGTATTCTTTGACGGGAGAAATTATCGTTGAAAATGAAGCCGAAGTTGCAGGCAAGACGATTCAGCTCTTGAAGCCCTCCAACCGTGAAGCCCGCATTGGCGAAGTGCTTGCCAAGTATCCGAACATGATTTGCATTGACTACACGCACCCGACGGCTGTGAACGACAATGCTGCTTTCTACGTAAAGCACAAGATTCCGTTCGTGATGGGAACGACCGGCGGTGACCGCGAAGCCCTTGCTAAGCTCGTTGCCGATGCCAACCATCCGAGCGTCATCGCTCCGAACATGGCTAAGCAGATTGTCGCTTTCCAGATGATGATTGAATTCTTGGCCAAGGAATTCCCGACCGCATTTGAAGGCTACAAGCTTTCCGTGGTTGAAAGCCACCAGAAGACCAAGGCTGATACGAGCGGCACAGCACGTGCAGTCGTAGGCACCTTCCAGAAGATGGGCTTTGACTACACACCGGACGATATCGAAAAGGTCCGTAACGAAAAGGAACAGATGGAACGCATGCATGTGCCTGAAGAATACCTCGGCGGTCACGCTTTCCACACCTACAGCCTTGATAGTGCCGATGGTACGGTTCACTTTGAATTCCAGCACAATGTTTGCGGTCGCAAGATTTATGCCGAAGGCACTGTTGATGCTGTGAACTTCCTCGCTGACCAGATTGCCGCTGGTACAGCAAAGCCGTTCAACATGATGGACGTCTTGCGTTCTGGAAAAATGAGATAA
- a CDS encoding LysM peptidoglycan-binding domain-containing protein, whose protein sequence is MIWSNKFVRLGLALAFLILTACAPKQAKLAASSQGKPIQLEKVSIDVPGPNPGKEVVGDSTRPSWVYYQYGLQAIDNNQWAVSKHYLEESLRLLVTEKYDSTKSKLTRSEDSIYKMQMPVRIVQALEDVYPNLAEQEGSDSTSTDSLSIDGVDAYDENAADSASMRVIENFLDTVDAGRFSLPIRFNERVMQEIYYMTTSARGFITRSLSRKTAYDSLIYSKLAQKRMPRDLIYLALVESGFNVKAYSRAKAAGMWQFIPETGIRYGLEVDFWVDMRRNPEMATEAALSYLSTLYAEFGDWLLSMAAYNCGEGRIRRLIREKKADSTWGNRPVTYWDLQLPQETMHYVPRILAAMVIGHYPEHYDVSVTKHQLAPYDTVTVYDSFSMDEISKFLKVPEDTLRTLNMELTMWCTPPNRDAYLLRLPYGTRAAFVQNYDRMEKNGFSSWKQHKVRKGESLGAIAQQYGVRVAEIQRANDLKKTKLKPGRTLLIPIKVAPRRSTGKKPTKVRTYVVQLGDNLGSISRRFGVSQESLRVWNNIETGYNVKKGDTIYVSKPDLKPTSFIQQRVALKKGEKYVVKAGDTYAQIAKKYKVPVFLLLQANQGFTKRLTIGDSLVIPAYVRPLRRMSGAVDDGVPEVEPSKSNEPVTDSKKSSKTAKKTAEKTPEPATKTSKKAPVNTTIIYTVEPGDNLFAISKKFSTTVAAIRDMNEMGNSSNIKVGQKLKIPGSAAPAPSAPKVEEITHVVKKGEGLWDISRQYGVTIEDIVKWNGLKDTKIKINEKLKIKTTKKIKK, encoded by the coding sequence GTGATATGGTCGAATAAATTTGTAAGACTCGGCCTTGCACTTGCTTTTTTGATCCTGACCGCCTGCGCACCTAAGCAGGCGAAGCTTGCCGCGTCATCGCAGGGGAAACCTATCCAGCTGGAGAAGGTGTCTATTGATGTACCTGGACCAAATCCGGGTAAGGAAGTCGTAGGGGATTCCACGAGGCCATCCTGGGTCTATTATCAGTATGGCTTACAGGCGATAGACAACAACCAGTGGGCTGTTTCTAAACACTATCTTGAAGAATCTTTGCGTCTCTTGGTAACGGAAAAGTACGATTCAACAAAGAGCAAGCTGACCCGTTCCGAAGATTCCATTTACAAGATGCAGATGCCTGTGCGCATTGTTCAGGCTCTTGAAGATGTATACCCGAATCTAGCCGAGCAGGAGGGGAGTGATTCCACTTCGACGGATAGCCTTTCCATAGATGGCGTGGATGCTTATGATGAAAATGCGGCGGATAGCGCATCGATGCGAGTCATCGAAAATTTCCTCGACACCGTTGATGCCGGGCGTTTTTCGCTTCCGATTCGCTTTAACGAACGTGTCATGCAAGAAATTTACTACATGACGACGTCTGCACGTGGTTTTATCACGCGTTCGCTTTCTCGCAAGACGGCCTATGATTCCTTGATTTACTCCAAGCTTGCCCAAAAGCGCATGCCGCGAGACCTCATTTATTTGGCGTTGGTGGAATCTGGTTTTAATGTGAAGGCATATAGCCGAGCTAAGGCCGCGGGTATGTGGCAATTCATTCCGGAAACGGGTATCCGCTATGGCCTGGAAGTTGATTTTTGGGTCGATATGCGTCGCAATCCTGAAATGGCGACCGAAGCCGCTTTGAGCTATCTTTCAACCTTGTATGCTGAATTTGGCGACTGGCTTTTGTCAATGGCCGCTTACAACTGCGGTGAAGGCCGAATTCGTCGATTGATCCGAGAAAAGAAGGCTGATTCTACATGGGGCAATCGCCCTGTAACGTATTGGGACTTGCAGCTCCCGCAAGAGACCATGCATTATGTGCCGCGAATCCTTGCGGCGATGGTCATTGGCCATTATCCAGAGCATTACGACGTGTCTGTTACCAAGCATCAGCTGGCTCCTTACGATACGGTAACCGTTTACGATTCCTTCTCGATGGACGAAATCTCTAAGTTCCTGAAGGTCCCCGAAGATACGCTCCGTACTTTGAACATGGAACTCACCATGTGGTGTACGCCACCCAATCGCGATGCCTATTTGCTCCGTTTGCCTTACGGGACGCGTGCTGCGTTTGTGCAAAATTACGACCGCATGGAAAAGAACGGCTTTTCGAGCTGGAAACAGCACAAAGTCCGCAAGGGCGAATCCCTTGGCGCGATTGCTCAGCAGTATGGCGTTCGCGTGGCCGAAATTCAGCGAGCGAATGACTTGAAGAAGACCAAGCTCAAGCCCGGCCGTACGCTCCTTATTCCGATCAAGGTTGCTCCGCGCAGGTCTACTGGCAAAAAGCCGACTAAGGTTCGCACATACGTGGTTCAGTTGGGCGACAATCTTGGCTCGATTTCTCGCCGCTTTGGAGTTTCTCAGGAATCGCTTCGCGTTTGGAATAATATTGAAACTGGTTATAACGTCAAGAAAGGCGATACTATTTACGTCTCTAAGCCGGATTTAAAGCCAACGAGCTTTATCCAACAGCGTGTGGCGCTTAAAAAGGGCGAAAAGTATGTGGTCAAGGCGGGGGATACCTACGCTCAGATTGCTAAGAAGTACAAGGTTCCTGTATTCTTGCTGTTGCAGGCAAATCAGGGTTTTACAAAGCGCTTGACGATTGGTGATTCTCTTGTGATTCCTGCTTATGTCCGCCCACTCCGCCGGATGTCTGGCGCTGTTGATGATGGTGTTCCTGAAGTGGAACCTTCCAAGTCTAACGAACCCGTTACGGATTCTAAAAAGTCTAGCAAGACCGCTAAAAAGACGGCTGAGAAGACTCCAGAACCTGCAACAAAGACTTCAAAGAAGGCCCCGGTCAATACGACTATTATTTATACCGTTGAGCCTGGGGACAATCTCTTTGCCATTTCCAAGAAGTTTTCCACGACGGTTGCCGCTATCCGCGACATGAACGAAATGGGCAATTCTTCAAATATCAAGGTCGGTCAAAAGCTCAAGATTCCGGGCTCTGCTGCTCCGGCACCGAGCGCTCCGAAGGTGGAAGAGATTACTCATGTGGTCAAAAAGGGTGAGGGCCTTTGGGATATTTCGCGCCAGTACGGCGTGACAATTGAAGATATTGTGAAGTGGAATGGCCTGAAAGACACGAAAATCAAGATCAATGAGAAGCTAAAAATCAAGACAACCAAGAAAATCAAGAAATAA
- a CDS encoding thrombospondin type 3 repeat-containing protein: protein MKLLLSTILFCAVFLFAQSGFSFNSSGIHVPGARTLNPGDLFIMGGFDMASSNKPASLEGYITDEDGNQKKLTESPSNSVLGYIGYGLLDYLELGLHLSVHYDGDAAGTKLKGLGFGDIGLMVKAQPPSQSSRDLLNASAAIEFFLPTGTNEKGLRPRHLWYIHKNSTTHSYSSADYVISGTLFLTMNIHRNLRWNNYAGILRTLENHENIFIWGSGLTLFPYEWVSLILEASGETWVRSKYIKSGFVNDQIRFSPGLKLRLPKFTTLSINADLGMDLFRTRKIGRGHPITVKNNSHTYKYTVPGSPPIAASIKLSRTFDLNGKIEDYKKRMDSCPKSSRTLKENGYKCAPDEDNDGIADDMDQCPNTPEAVLIDGWGCPFDHDNDGVPDYKDKCPDTKEGYPVDENGCIRDADNDGVPDELDQCPESTPDEEINERGCILDTDEDGVPNALDSCPNTPAGLTVNKYGCFLDRDRDGVPDEWDKCPDSAPNEIVNMYGCPIDSDEDGIPDFMDKCTNTPAGVKVDSIGCRLDFDGDGVFDEEDKCPDTPENAPVDKQGCPLDSDKDGVFDYLDNCPNTLERTEVDVNGCPIREKLNLDKIARRIQFHKGTDKPLNSSYTALSDVVSVMRHNKQIAIEIQCSVKPGESKDPQALSDARATMVYEFIVNKGIKEEKLRANGFGLQLPQVRGHSKLNPVGVRLLPYNIKDE from the coding sequence ATGAAACTACTCCTATCAACCATTCTATTTTGCGCCGTTTTTCTGTTTGCGCAGTCTGGATTTTCCTTCAACAGCAGTGGAATCCATGTTCCCGGAGCCCGTACACTCAATCCGGGTGACCTTTTTATCATGGGCGGGTTTGACATGGCTAGCAGCAACAAGCCAGCAAGCCTAGAAGGCTACATCACCGATGAAGACGGCAATCAGAAAAAGCTCACAGAATCCCCGTCAAACTCGGTTCTCGGGTATATCGGCTATGGACTTTTGGACTATTTAGAGCTCGGACTTCACCTGAGCGTCCATTACGATGGAGATGCAGCAGGAACAAAGCTCAAAGGTCTAGGTTTTGGCGACATAGGACTCATGGTCAAGGCTCAACCTCCAAGCCAGTCATCTAGAGACTTGCTGAACGCCTCAGCCGCCATTGAATTTTTCCTCCCGACCGGTACAAACGAAAAAGGTCTCCGTCCAAGACACCTCTGGTACATCCACAAGAACTCAACAACGCATTCGTATTCCTCGGCAGACTATGTCATCTCAGGAACATTGTTCTTGACAATGAACATCCACCGGAATCTCCGGTGGAACAACTATGCAGGCATTCTTAGGACTCTGGAAAACCACGAAAACATATTCATCTGGGGCTCGGGGTTGACGCTATTCCCTTACGAATGGGTATCGCTAATTCTGGAAGCATCCGGTGAAACATGGGTGCGTTCCAAGTATATCAAGAGCGGATTCGTAAACGACCAAATCCGATTTTCTCCCGGCTTAAAGCTTAGGTTGCCTAAGTTCACGACTCTTTCTATCAATGCAGACCTCGGCATGGATCTCTTCCGCACGCGCAAGATCGGCCGTGGTCACCCCATCACCGTAAAGAACAACAGCCATACCTATAAATACACAGTCCCCGGAAGCCCTCCTATTGCGGCATCCATCAAGCTCAGTCGAACATTTGACCTGAATGGGAAAATTGAAGACTACAAGAAGCGCATGGACTCATGCCCCAAGTCTAGCCGAACTCTCAAGGAGAATGGTTACAAGTGCGCCCCGGACGAAGATAACGACGGCATTGCAGACGATATGGACCAATGCCCCAATACCCCAGAAGCGGTCCTTATTGATGGCTGGGGATGTCCGTTTGACCACGATAACGACGGTGTTCCAGACTACAAGGACAAGTGTCCTGACACTAAGGAAGGATACCCTGTTGACGAAAATGGATGTATCCGCGACGCCGACAACGACGGCGTTCCGGACGAACTGGACCAGTGTCCCGAGAGCACTCCAGACGAAGAAATCAACGAACGCGGTTGTATTCTAGATACTGATGAAGACGGCGTTCCGAACGCATTGGATTCCTGCCCGAACACCCCTGCAGGGCTCACCGTGAATAAATACGGATGTTTCTTGGACAGAGACAGAGACGGCGTTCCGGATGAATGGGACAAGTGTCCCGACAGCGCCCCAAACGAGATCGTGAACATGTACGGTTGCCCCATTGATTCCGACGAAGACGGCATTCCCGACTTTATGGACAAATGCACAAACACACCGGCAGGCGTTAAGGTTGACAGCATTGGATGCAGACTAGACTTTGATGGCGATGGCGTTTTTGACGAAGAGGACAAGTGTCCGGATACGCCAGAAAATGCACCAGTCGACAAGCAAGGTTGTCCGCTTGATTCGGACAAGGATGGTGTTTTTGACTATCTCGACAACTGCCCGAATACACTGGAACGTACGGAAGTTGACGTGAACGGCTGCCCCATTCGCGAAAAACTGAACTTGGACAAAATCGCAAGGCGCATCCAGTTCCACAAGGGTACCGACAAGCCGCTTAATTCCTCGTACACGGCGTTAAGCGATGTCGTATCTGTCATGCGCCATAACAAACAAATTGCGATTGAAATCCAGTGCAGCGTAAAGCCAGGTGAATCAAAGGACCCGCAAGCATTATCTGACGCCCGAGCCACCATGGTCTATGAGTTCATCGTGAACAAGGGAATCAAGGAAGAAAAGCTCAGAGCGAACGGATTTGGATTACAGCTACCACAAGTGCGTGGGCATTCAAAGCTCAACCCTGTTGGCGTGAGACTTTTGCCGTACAACATCAAGGACGAGTAG